Proteins encoded by one window of Anaerosalibacter sp. Marseille-P3206:
- the plsY gene encoding glycerol-3-phosphate 1-O-acyltransferase PlsY → MNKVLIICIVSYLIGNFSSAFILGKVFKNKDVRNYGSGNAGATNALRVFGLKLGLASFVLDILKGIIAVNIGNYFLGYDGALIAGIFVVIGHNWPLLLKFKGGKGIATSLGVMLYLHLPTALVCIAIGFFVIYKTRYVSLGSITATVLVPFLGCVLKRPFDKNFLICTIVLASMAIFRHRSNIVRLLRGEESKLGQRVN, encoded by the coding sequence TTGAATAAGGTATTGATCATTTGTATTGTATCCTATTTAATTGGGAATTTTTCTTCTGCTTTTATATTGGGAAAAGTATTTAAGAACAAGGATGTTAGGAATTATGGTAGTGGGAATGCAGGAGCAACAAATGCGCTAAGAGTATTTGGACTTAAATTAGGACTTGCATCTTTTGTTCTAGATATTTTAAAAGGAATTATAGCAGTTAATATAGGTAATTATTTTTTAGGATATGATGGAGCTCTTATAGCAGGTATATTTGTTGTTATTGGACATAATTGGCCACTACTTCTTAAGTTTAAAGGAGGAAAGGGTATTGCTACATCTTTAGGTGTTATGTTATATTTGCATTTACCAACAGCACTTGTATGTATCGCAATTGGTTTTTTTGTAATATATAAAACTAGATATGTTTCTTTAGGTTCGATAACAGCAACAGTTTTGGTACCTTTTCTAGGATGTGTTTTAAAAAGACCTTTTGATAAAAACTTCTTAATATGTACTATTGTTTTGGCAAGTATGGCTATATTTAGGCATAGAAGTAATATAGTTAGGCTGTTAAGAGGTGAAGAATCTAAATTAGGCCAAAGAGTAAACTGA
- a CDS encoding threonine/serine exporter family protein, translating into MEFIKAFIFSFCGTLGFSVLFRTPRDSLIKTGILGGLGWVVNLIMTDFTNSSVTGMFFGALTVGILGEILAKRFKKPATIFIIPGIITLVPGAGMYYTMLALIKKRFYDAIKTGTETIFIAAAIAIGIILSSTLSNSIKRFKSK; encoded by the coding sequence ATGGAATTTATAAAAGCATTTATTTTTTCTTTTTGCGGAACTCTAGGATTTTCAGTACTATTTAGGACTCCTAGAGATTCACTAATAAAAACAGGTATATTAGGAGGACTGGGTTGGGTAGTCAATTTGATTATGACTGATTTTACCAATTCATCAGTAACAGGAATGTTCTTTGGAGCACTAACTGTTGGAATACTTGGCGAAATACTAGCAAAACGTTTTAAAAAACCTGCCACAATATTTATAATACCAGGTATAATAACGCTGGTTCCAGGGGCAGGTATGTATTATACCATGTTGGCATTAATCAAAAAAAGATTTTATGATGCTATAAAAACCGGAACTGAAACAATTTTTATAGCTGCAGCTATTGCCATTGGCATAATACTTTCTTCAACATTGAGTAATTCTATTAAAAGATTCAAAAGCAAATAA
- a CDS encoding tRNA threonylcarbamoyladenosine dehydratase, whose protein sequence is MGKQFDRTELLLGIDAMDKLKDSTVCIFGIGGVGSFVAEGLVRSGIGHIVLVDYDIIDITNINRQIHANFNTVGRQKTEVMKERILSINPKISVDIFNICLNKSNIDELVNKEYSYVVDAIDMVTSKLELIQKCKSLNIPIISSMGTGNKLSPTMLKVGDIFDTKVCPLAKVMRRELRKRGIKNLKVVWSEEEPIKTNLVNEVTGKSIPGSISTVPSVAGLIIASEVIKDLII, encoded by the coding sequence TTGGGAAAACAATTTGATAGAACTGAATTGTTATTAGGTATTGATGCAATGGATAAATTAAAGGATTCCACTGTTTGTATTTTTGGAATAGGTGGAGTGGGTTCATTTGTAGCTGAGGGATTAGTTCGTTCCGGGATAGGGCATATTGTTTTGGTAGATTATGATATAATAGACATTACTAATATTAATAGACAAATTCATGCTAATTTTAATACAGTTGGTAGACAAAAAACAGAAGTGATGAAAGAAAGAATACTTTCAATTAATCCCAAAATCAGTGTAGATATATTTAATATTTGTTTAAATAAGAGCAATATTGATGAGTTAGTGAATAAGGAATATAGCTATGTAGTAGATGCTATTGATATGGTTACATCTAAGTTAGAACTAATACAAAAGTGTAAATCACTCAATATTCCTATCATAAGCAGCATGGGGACTGGAAATAAGTTATCTCCTACTATGCTTAAAGTAGGAGATATTTTTGATACAAAAGTTTGTCCACTTGCTAAAGTTATGAGAAGAGAATTAAGGAAAAGAGGTATAAAAAATTTAAAAGTTGTATGGTCTGAAGAAGAACCCATAAAAACAAATTTAGTAAATGAAGTTACTGGTAAGTCTATACCAGGAAGTATATCTACTGTACCGTCTGTTGCAGGTTTAATTATAGCTTCTGAGGTTATAAAAGATTTGATTATTTAG
- a CDS encoding metal-sensitive transcriptional regulator translates to MKSKKNDKDSIMNRLKRIEGQVKGIQKMVDEGKCCGDILIQIAAARAALNKVGGIILQDHMKDCLKESLKDDTDETALDDLIDIMIKYTK, encoded by the coding sequence TTGAAGTCAAAAAAAAATGATAAAGATTCAATTATGAATAGATTGAAAAGAATTGAAGGACAAGTAAAAGGTATACAAAAGATGGTAGACGAAGGAAAATGCTGTGGGGACATACTTATTCAGATAGCTGCAGCTAGGGCAGCTCTGAATAAAGTAGGAGGAATAATACTTCAAGATCATATGAAAGATTGTCTAAAAGAATCATTAAAAGATGATACGGATGAAACAGCATTAGATGATTTAATAGACATTATGATCAAGTATACAAAATAG
- the aspS gene encoding aspartate--tRNA ligase, whose translation MGENMGNLRRTHMCGNLRESNIGEEVVLMGWVQKQRNLGSLIFADLRDTTGISQIVFDDTISKELFELAELLRSEYVIAVRGVVRRRESVNKDIPTGEVEILAEELKILDEAETPPIYIKDNDEVSESMRLKYRYLDLRKPSMQKNLKTRHKAAKIIRDFLDENNFIEIETPMLTKPTPEGARDYLVPSRVNPGQFYALPQSPQLMKQLLMVSGMDRYYQIVRCFRDEDLRANRQPEFTQVDMEMSFVDVDDVIELNERLIYKLFKEMKGIEIKLPINRMTYNEAMNRFGSDKPDLRFGFEIVDISDIVANSSFKVFSGTIENKGQVRGININGYEDKFSRKDISKLEDFVKTFGAKGLAWIKITNEGISSPIAKFLSEEELDGIIERMSGKEGDLLLFVADKPSVVFDSLGNLRVEVAKRLDIIDKNALKLVWITEFPLFEYDEEEGRYVAKHHPFTHPMEEDIHLLETEPEKVRAKAYDIVINGDEMGGGSIRINNKDLQERMFKALGFTMEEAWDKFGFLLNAFKYGTPPHGGLAYGFDRLIMLLTGMDNIRDVIAFPKTQSATCLLTEAPTNVRSEQLKEAHIKLDLEK comes from the coding sequence ATGGGAGAAAATATGGGAAACCTTAGAAGAACTCATATGTGTGGAAATTTAAGAGAATCAAATATTGGAGAAGAAGTAGTTTTAATGGGGTGGGTCCAAAAACAAAGAAATTTGGGTTCACTTATATTTGCAGATTTAAGGGATACAACTGGAATATCTCAAATTGTTTTTGATGATACTATTTCAAAAGAATTATTTGAACTTGCAGAATTACTTAGAAGTGAATATGTTATAGCTGTTAGGGGAGTTGTAAGAAGGAGGGAATCAGTTAACAAAGATATTCCTACAGGAGAGGTAGAAATATTAGCAGAAGAGTTGAAAATTCTTGATGAAGCTGAAACGCCACCAATCTATATAAAAGATAATGATGAAGTTTCAGAGTCAATGAGATTAAAATACAGGTATCTAGATTTAAGGAAGCCTTCTATGCAAAAAAATCTTAAAACAAGACATAAGGCTGCTAAAATCATAAGAGATTTTCTTGACGAAAATAATTTTATTGAAATCGAAACACCAATGCTAACTAAACCTACTCCAGAAGGAGCTAGAGACTATTTGGTACCAAGTAGAGTAAATCCAGGACAATTTTATGCATTACCTCAATCACCACAACTTATGAAACAACTTTTGATGGTTTCAGGTATGGATAGATACTATCAGATAGTAAGATGCTTTAGAGATGAAGATTTAAGGGCAAATAGACAACCTGAATTTACTCAAGTAGACATGGAAATGTCTTTTGTAGATGTAGATGATGTAATTGAGTTAAATGAAAGATTAATATATAAACTGTTTAAAGAAATGAAAGGTATTGAAATTAAATTACCTATAAATAGAATGACATATAATGAAGCCATGAATAGATTTGGTTCAGATAAACCAGATTTGAGATTTGGATTCGAAATTGTTGATATAAGTGATATAGTAGCTAATTCTAGCTTTAAAGTTTTTAGTGGCACTATAGAAAACAAAGGTCAGGTTAGAGGGATAAATATTAATGGATATGAAGATAAGTTTTCTAGAAAGGATATTTCTAAATTAGAGGACTTTGTAAAGACTTTTGGTGCTAAGGGATTGGCGTGGATAAAAATTACTAATGAAGGAATATCATCTCCAATAGCTAAGTTTTTAAGTGAAGAAGAACTTGATGGAATCATTGAAAGAATGAGTGGAAAAGAAGGGGACTTATTATTATTTGTTGCAGATAAACCTTCTGTAGTATTTGATAGCTTAGGAAATTTAAGAGTTGAAGTTGCTAAAAGGCTTGATATAATTGATAAAAATGCTCTTAAATTAGTTTGGATAACTGAGTTCCCATTATTTGAATATGATGAAGAAGAAGGTAGATATGTAGCTAAGCACCATCCATTTACTCATCCAATGGAAGAAGATATTCATCTACTTGAGACAGAACCTGAAAAAGTTAGAGCAAAGGCTTATGATATAGTTATTAATGGAGATGAAATGGGTGGAGGAAGTATCAGGATTAATAACAAGGATCTTCAAGAAAGAATGTTTAAAGCACTTGGATTTACTATGGAAGAAGCTTGGGATAAGTTTGGATTTTTACTAAATGCTTTTAAATATGGAACACCACCTCATGGAGGATTGGCTTATGGATTTGATAGACTTATAATGCTATTAACAGGAATGGATAATATAAGAGATGTTATTGCATTTCCAAAGACTCAAAGTGCAACATGTCTGTTGACTGAAGCACCTACAAATGTTAGATCAGAACAGTTAAAAGAAGCACATATAAAATTAGATTTAGAAAAATAA
- the der gene encoding ribosome biogenesis GTPase Der — MKPVVCIVGRPNVGKSTLFNRIVGQRISIIEDAPGVTRDRIYAEAEWLNKYFILIDTGGIEPFSEDTILSQIRRQAEMAIETADVIMFVVDGLAGITSSDMEIANMLRKSGKNVVLVCNKIDTPKTPHDIYEFYELGLGDPIAVSAGQSLGLGDLLDKVVEKFPSEKETEYDEDVIKVAVIGKPNAGKSSLVNNILGEERVIVSNIPGTTRDAIDTYFERGDEKYVFIDTAGIRRKRNVSENVERYSVIRSYTAIERADICILMIDATEGVSEQDARIAGLAHEQGKGLIIAINKWDLVEKSNKTYLEFEKKTRNILSFITYAPIIFVSAKTGKRVHKIFDLIKEVYKNYTFRAKTGILNDIINEAVILNPPPTDKGRRLKIYYGTQVGIKPPKFVIFINDKELLHFSYTRYLENQFRENFGFEGTPIRIEFNEKGD, encoded by the coding sequence ATGAAGCCAGTTGTTTGTATTGTAGGTAGACCAAATGTTGGAAAATCTACATTATTTAATAGAATTGTAGGACAGAGAATTTCTATTATAGAAGATGCTCCAGGTGTGACGAGGGATAGAATATATGCAGAAGCTGAATGGTTGAATAAGTATTTTATTCTTATAGATACTGGTGGTATTGAACCTTTTAGTGAAGATACTATACTTTCACAGATTAGAAGACAGGCTGAAATGGCCATAGAAACAGCAGATGTTATAATGTTTGTTGTTGATGGGTTAGCAGGTATTACTAGTTCAGATATGGAAATAGCTAATATGCTTAGGAAGTCAGGTAAAAATGTTGTATTAGTATGCAACAAAATAGATACACCTAAAACACCTCATGATATATATGAGTTTTATGAATTAGGTCTTGGAGATCCTATAGCTGTATCAGCAGGACAGAGTCTTGGATTGGGTGATTTATTAGATAAAGTAGTTGAGAAATTTCCATCTGAAAAGGAAACAGAATACGATGAAGATGTTATAAAAGTAGCTGTAATTGGGAAGCCAAATGCTGGAAAGTCATCTCTTGTTAATAATATTTTAGGGGAAGAAAGAGTAATTGTTAGTAATATTCCTGGTACAACTAGAGATGCGATTGATACTTATTTTGAGCGTGGGGATGAAAAGTATGTATTTATAGATACAGCTGGAATTAGGAGAAAGAGAAATGTATCAGAAAATGTTGAAAGATATAGTGTCATAAGGTCTTATACAGCTATAGAGAGAGCTGATATATGTATTTTAATGATTGATGCAACTGAAGGAGTTAGTGAACAGGATGCTAGAATAGCTGGTCTTGCTCATGAACAAGGTAAAGGCTTGATTATTGCAATAAACAAATGGGATCTAGTAGAAAAGTCAAATAAGACATATTTAGAATTTGAGAAGAAAACAAGAAATATATTATCTTTTATCACCTATGCACCAATTATTTTTGTTTCTGCAAAAACAGGGAAGAGGGTTCACAAAATATTTGACTTAATAAAAGAAGTTTATAAGAACTACACATTTAGAGCTAAAACAGGGATACTTAATGATATAATAAATGAAGCAGTGATTTTAAATCCACCACCTACAGATAAAGGCAGGAGACTTAAAATATATTATGGAACTCAAGTTGGTATAAAACCACCTAAGTTTGTCATATTTATAAATGACAAGGAACTATTACATTTTTCTTATACAAGGTATTTAGAAAACCAGTTCCGTGAAAATTTTGGATTTGAAGGGACTCCAATTCGAATCGAATTTAATGAAAAGGGGGATTAA
- a CDS encoding DUF512 domain-containing protein — protein MKGNIMELKTIDKGKNIIENVKKNSIAEELGIVPGDVLVSINDCEVKDIIDYKFLISDDYVVVSIEKENGDIWEFEIEKEYDEDLGIFFTNPLIDKAKSCRNKCMFCFIDQLPKGMRKTLYFKDDDSRLSFLQGNFITLTNLNDEDIERIVKYRISPINISVHTTNPELRIKMLNNKNAGKLFGILKKFSEAKIEMNCQIVLVPGVNDGSELDRTLEDLSSLYPSINSVAVVPVGITKYREGLHHIEPFDSQGSLKLIKQLKEKQNHFISKLGTRFVFPSDEFFCVAGIEVPIYDQYEGFPQIENGVGLMRLFFYEVDQALKKIKVDVSNNKKYILATGTLAANYMENICKMVMDKIKGLNIVVVPIKNNFFGDTITVSGLVTGGDLIDQLKDYKEFDGIIIPESMLRSGEDVFLDDYTLSDIEKILDTRIITSKVSGSHFVNIFKKDVK, from the coding sequence ATGAAAGGAAATATTATGGAATTAAAAACAATAGATAAAGGTAAGAATATAATAGAGAATGTTAAAAAGAATAGTATAGCAGAAGAACTTGGCATAGTACCAGGAGATGTACTTGTTTCTATAAATGATTGTGAAGTTAAGGATATTATAGATTACAAATTTTTAATATCAGATGATTATGTAGTAGTAAGTATAGAAAAGGAAAATGGAGATATATGGGAATTCGAGATAGAAAAAGAATATGACGAAGACTTGGGAATATTTTTTACAAATCCACTTATAGATAAGGCAAAAAGTTGTAGAAATAAATGTATGTTTTGTTTTATAGACCAACTCCCAAAGGGAATGAGAAAAACATTATACTTTAAAGATGACGATTCTAGATTGTCTTTTCTTCAGGGAAATTTTATTACCCTTACTAATTTAAATGATGAAGATATAGAAAGAATTGTAAAATATAGGATTAGTCCTATAAATATATCTGTTCATACTACAAATCCAGAACTTAGAATAAAGATGTTAAATAATAAGAATGCAGGAAAGCTCTTTGGTATTTTAAAGAAATTTAGTGAAGCTAAGATAGAAATGAATTGTCAAATAGTGTTGGTTCCAGGAGTTAATGATGGTAGTGAATTAGATAGAACTTTAGAAGATTTGTCAAGTTTATACCCAAGTATAAATAGCGTTGCTGTAGTACCAGTAGGTATTACAAAGTATAGAGAAGGTCTTCATCATATTGAACCTTTTGATAGTCAAGGTTCCTTAAAATTAATAAAACAGTTAAAAGAAAAGCAAAATCATTTTATTTCAAAATTAGGAACTAGATTTGTTTTTCCATCTGATGAATTTTTTTGCGTAGCAGGTATAGAAGTTCCTATTTATGATCAATATGAAGGATTTCCTCAAATAGAAAACGGAGTAGGACTTATGAGGCTTTTTTTCTACGAAGTTGATCAAGCATTAAAAAAGATAAAAGTTGATGTAAGTAACAATAAAAAATATATTCTAGCAACTGGAACATTAGCAGCAAATTATATGGAAAACATTTGTAAAATGGTTATGGATAAAATTAAAGGATTAAATATAGTAGTAGTTCCAATAAAGAATAATTTTTTTGGAGATACAATTACAGTATCTGGACTAGTTACTGGAGGAGATTTAATAGATCAACTTAAAGATTATAAGGAGTTTGATGGAATAATAATACCAGAATCAATGCTTAGAAGTGGGGAAGATGTTTTTTTAGATGACTATACTCTAAGTGATATTGAAAAAATATTAGATACAAGAATTATTACTTCTAAAGTTTCAGGAAGTCATTTTGTAAATATATTTAAAAAGGATGTGAAATAA
- a CDS encoding threonine/serine ThrE exporter family protein → MNFASKNPIIEVIYLTPEEKLKKKEAKDLLLLATRAGSIMLQNGAETYRVEDTIVRICKSRKYIQAVDAFVTPTGIFASLECQGELITNIQRIKSIKIDLNKVDLINNFSRKFVNSNMTTKQGMSELIKINMIQSYSQAEIVIYGSLSAAFFSILFGGSSLDFVSSFLISAIVIICTTILGKYNITFFISNFCGAAIASILSIFFIKIGMGQNMDKIIIGSLMPLVPGVSITNAIRDTMSGEFVSGLSRGMEAFVIASAIAFGAGFVLNIYFKGLV, encoded by the coding sequence ATGAACTTTGCCAGTAAAAATCCTATAATTGAGGTGATATATTTGACCCCTGAAGAAAAACTTAAAAAAAAAGAAGCAAAAGATCTTTTATTATTAGCAACTAGAGCAGGTAGTATAATGCTTCAAAATGGAGCAGAAACTTATCGTGTAGAAGATACTATAGTTAGGATATGCAAATCGAGAAAATATATCCAAGCTGTTGATGCCTTTGTTACACCAACAGGTATATTTGCTTCCTTAGAATGTCAAGGAGAGCTTATCACAAATATTCAAAGAATAAAATCAATAAAAATTGATTTGAATAAAGTTGACTTAATAAATAATTTTTCAAGAAAATTTGTTAACTCTAATATGACTACAAAACAAGGAATGTCTGAATTAATAAAAATAAATATGATACAAAGTTATAGCCAAGCTGAAATAGTAATCTATGGTAGCCTTTCTGCAGCCTTTTTCTCTATATTGTTTGGTGGTTCTAGTCTTGATTTTGTTTCAAGCTTTCTAATTAGTGCTATTGTTATAATATGCACAACAATATTAGGTAAATACAATATTACTTTTTTTATCAGTAATTTTTGTGGTGCTGCCATTGCTTCAATATTATCTATATTTTTTATAAAGATAGGTATGGGTCAAAATATGGACAAAATAATAATAGGTTCACTTATGCCATTAGTTCCAGGAGTATCTATAACAAATGCAATAAGAGATACTATGTCTGGTGAATTTGTATCAGGATTATCACGAGGAATGGAAGCTTTCGTAATAGCTTCTGCTATAGCTTTTGGTGCAGGTTTTGTATTAAATATATATTTTAAAGGACTGGTTTAG
- a CDS encoding SoxR reducing system RseC family protein, with amino-acid sequence MEQVGLVTNIYGDKAEIEVKRVSACGHSCDSCSGECNIPPIKIKIPNTLNVKEGDYVEIQGKTKGFIKSTMILYMIPFLMLLFGMFLGIYVFKTLGNKNYENYGFLTGLIFLSFSYIILKKIDKKVSNDENLNFEMIRKL; translated from the coding sequence ATGGAACAAGTTGGCTTAGTAACAAATATTTATGGTGACAAGGCTGAAATTGAAGTTAAGAGAGTATCAGCTTGTGGCCATAGTTGTGATAGTTGTTCTGGAGAATGTAATATTCCACCTATAAAAATTAAAATCCCCAATACCTTAAATGTAAAAGAGGGGGATTATGTAGAGATACAGGGAAAAACAAAAGGTTTTATTAAATCTACCATGATCTTGTATATGATTCCATTTTTAATGTTATTATTTGGAATGTTTTTAGGTATATATGTTTTTAAAACATTAGGAAATAAGAATTATGAGAATTATGGATTTTTAACTGGGCTAATTTTTTTAAGTTTTTCATATATAATACTAAAAAAAATTGATAAAAAAGTATCTAATGATGAGAATTTGAATTTTGAAATGATTAGGAAACTATAG
- a CDS encoding NAD(P)H-dependent glycerol-3-phosphate dehydrogenase — protein sequence MDKIGMIGGGSWGTALAILLSKKGYNVDLWLRNQKQIDEIRLTRENVKYLPGVIIPTNVNVTNDLEKTISNKDVIVISVPSHGVREVLTEGKKYIKPNQLIVNVAKGIENESLMTVSQIVKEVLPENKYAMLSGPSHAEEVARDLPTTVVVASSDRQVAEYTQDTFMAPKFRVYTNPDVIGVELGGALKNVIALGAGISDGLGYGDNTKAALMTRGSIEMARLGVKMGGNYETFAGLAGIGDLIVTCTSMHSRNRRAGILIGQGETLENAISKVGMVVEGIRTTKSAYELSQKYEVVMPITQEIYQVLYSAKDVKNSVVNLMLRDRKHEMEDISQNLDINW from the coding sequence ATGGATAAAATTGGAATGATAGGAGGAGGTAGCTGGGGAACAGCTTTAGCCATTCTTCTTTCCAAAAAAGGGTACAATGTAGATTTGTGGTTAAGAAATCAGAAGCAAATAGACGAAATAAGACTTACTAGAGAAAATGTAAAGTATTTGCCAGGAGTTATTATACCTACAAATGTAAACGTTACAAATGATTTAGAAAAAACCATATCAAATAAAGATGTAATTGTTATATCAGTACCTTCTCATGGTGTTAGGGAAGTATTGACAGAGGGGAAGAAATACATAAAACCAAATCAATTAATTGTCAATGTTGCTAAAGGAATTGAAAACGAGAGTCTTATGACAGTTTCACAAATTGTCAAGGAAGTTTTACCGGAAAATAAGTATGCGATGCTTTCTGGACCTTCCCATGCTGAAGAAGTAGCTAGAGATTTGCCTACAACTGTTGTTGTAGCTTCAAGTGATAGACAAGTTGCTGAGTATACACAAGACACATTTATGGCTCCAAAATTTAGAGTATACACAAATCCTGATGTCATAGGTGTAGAATTAGGAGGGGCACTTAAGAATGTAATAGCTTTAGGAGCAGGAATTTCTGATGGATTGGGATATGGGGACAATACAAAAGCCGCTCTCATGACTAGGGGTAGTATAGAGATGGCTAGATTAGGTGTAAAAATGGGGGGAAACTATGAAACATTTGCAGGACTTGCAGGTATTGGAGATTTAATCGTTACTTGTACAAGTATGCATAGTAGAAATAGAAGAGCAGGAATCCTTATTGGTCAAGGAGAAACCTTGGAAAATGCAATTTCTAAAGTTGGTATGGTCGTAGAAGGTATAAGAACAACTAAGTCGGCTTATGAATTATCACAAAAATATGAAGTTGTTATGCCAATTACACAAGAGATATATCAAGTACTATATTCAGCTAAGGATGTCAAAAATTCAGTAGTAAATCTTATGCTTAGGGATAGAAAACATGAAATGGAAGATATTTCCCAAAATTTAGATATTAATTGGTAA